Proteins encoded in a region of the Zea mays cultivar B73 chromosome 2, Zm-B73-REFERENCE-NAM-5.0, whole genome shotgun sequence genome:
- the LOC100384731 gene encoding amidase 1-like isoform X2 translates to MAMGLEDGEYGAFMEKFKMLPSQSQHQQQLPLHGLTFAIKDIFDIGGRVTGFGNPDWARTHAPAGATSPVVLAALAAGAISIGKTVMDEMAYSINGENAHYGTPTNPCAPDRVPGGSSSGSAVAVAAKLVDFALGTDTGGSVRVPAAYCGIFGLRPSHGLVSTENVIPMSQMFDTVDDAVDNRNLGEFVSANVPTVGKFISDFSRSEAPSVPALSVISYVMRCLQRSEFKANHGEWVKTVKPNLGPGIRERVHEAIASEDGPMEDFHVLKTEFKSALSALIKDDGILAIPTVPGSPPKLRMEAVALENFRARAFSLLSIAGLSGFCQLSIPLGVRHGVPVSVSLVACHGADRFLLSVAQELYGTLKQETKKAWSWSSSDSSL, encoded by the exons ATGGCGATGGGGTTAGAGGACGGCGAGTACGGTGCCTTCATGGAGAAATTCAAGATGCTGCCTTCGCAATCTCAGCATCAGCAGCAGCTCCCGCTTCACGGCCTCACCTTCGCTATCAAAGACAT CTTCGACATCGGCGGCCGTGTCACTGGGTTCGGCAACCCGGACTGGGCGAGGACGCATGCCCCCGCCGGCGCCACCTCCCCCGTCGTCCTGGCGGCGCTGGCCGCCGGCGCCATCAGCATCGGCAAGACCGTCATGGATGAGATGGCCTACAG CATAAATGGGGAGAACGCGCACTATGGCACGCCGACTAATCCGTGCGCTCCTGATAGAGTCCCTGGAGGATCCTCCAGTGGATCAGCTGTTGCAGTTGCTGCAAAACTCGTCGACTTCGCTCTGG GCACTGACACTGGAGGTAGTGTGAGGGTACCTGCTGCCTATTGTGGCATATTTGGACTCAGGCCTTCCCATGGATTGGTTTCGACAGAAAATGTCATTCCAATGTCACAGATGTTTGACACTGTTG ACGATGCAGTAGACAATAGGAACCTTGGTGAGTTCGTCTCCGCCAATGTTCCAACTGTTGGGAAATTCATTAGCGACTTCTCCAGAAGCGAAGCACCATCTGTACCTGCTCTATCTGTTATTTCATATGTCATGCGATGCCTCCAAAG GTCTGAATTCAAAGCTAACCATGGAGAGTGGGTCAAAACTGTAAAACCTAACCTAGGCCCTGGCATCCGAGAGCGGGTGCATGAAGCCATTGCATCAGAAGATGGACCCATGGAGGATTTTCATGTTCTGAAGACTGAATTCAAGTCGGCGCTTTCTGCTCTTATCAAG GATGATGGGATCCTTGCGATACCGACAGTTCCTGGTTCTCCGCCAAAGCTGCGCATGGAGGCTGTTGCATTAGAAAACTTCCGCGCAAGAGCATTTTCATTGCTGTCCATCGCCGGACTATCTGGGTTTTGCCAG CTGAGCATTCCACTTGGAGTGCGCCATGGTGTTCCAGTGTCAGTCTCCCTAGTGGCATGCCATGGTGCGGACCGTTTCCTCCTGAGTGTGGCTCAGGAGCTGTATGGGACGCTCAAACAGGAGACCAAGAAAGCCTGGAGCTGGAGTTCATCAGACTCCTCTCTCTGA
- the LOC100384731 gene encoding Amidase 1-like: protein MAMGLEDGEYGAFMEKFKMLPSQSQHQQQLPLHGLTFAIKDIFDIGGRVTGFGNPDWARTHAPAGATSPVVLAALAAGAISIGKTVMDEMAYSINGENAHYGTPTNPCAPDRVPGGSSSGSAVAVAAKLVDFALGTDTGGSVRVPAAYCGIFGLRPSHGLVSTENVIPMSQMFDTVGWFARDLSMLSCVSNVLLPLAADNTIKQPTHVTIPKDCFEILGSLSDQTYQILNASVAKRFGNDAVDNRNLGEFVSANVPTVGKFISDFSRSEAPSVPALSVISYVMRCLQRSEFKANHGEWVKTVKPNLGPGIRERVHEAIASEDGPMEDFHVLKTEFKSALSALIKDDGILAIPTVPGSPPKLRMEAVALENFRARAFSLLSIAGLSGFCQLSIPLGVRHGVPVSVSLVACHGADRFLLSVAQELYGTLKQETKKAWSWSSSDSSL, encoded by the exons ATGGCGATGGGGTTAGAGGACGGCGAGTACGGTGCCTTCATGGAGAAATTCAAGATGCTGCCTTCGCAATCTCAGCATCAGCAGCAGCTCCCGCTTCACGGCCTCACCTTCGCTATCAAAGACAT CTTCGACATCGGCGGCCGTGTCACTGGGTTCGGCAACCCGGACTGGGCGAGGACGCATGCCCCCGCCGGCGCCACCTCCCCCGTCGTCCTGGCGGCGCTGGCCGCCGGCGCCATCAGCATCGGCAAGACCGTCATGGATGAGATGGCCTACAG CATAAATGGGGAGAACGCGCACTATGGCACGCCGACTAATCCGTGCGCTCCTGATAGAGTCCCTGGAGGATCCTCCAGTGGATCAGCTGTTGCAGTTGCTGCAAAACTCGTCGACTTCGCTCTGG GCACTGACACTGGAGGTAGTGTGAGGGTACCTGCTGCCTATTGTGGCATATTTGGACTCAGGCCTTCCCATGGATTGGTTTCGACAGAAAATGTCATTCCAATGTCACAGATGTTTGACACTGTTG GATGGTTTGCTAGAGATTTATCTATGTTATCTTGTGTAAGCAACGTGTTGTTGCCACTAGCTGCTGACAACACTATCAAGCAACCAACTCATGTTACAATTCCTAAAGACTGTTTTGAAATCTTAGGCTCTCTGAGTGACCAAACATATCAGATTCTCAATGCTTCGGTAGCTAAGAGATTTGGTA ACGATGCAGTAGACAATAGGAACCTTGGTGAGTTCGTCTCCGCCAATGTTCCAACTGTTGGGAAATTCATTAGCGACTTCTCCAGAAGCGAAGCACCATCTGTACCTGCTCTATCTGTTATTTCATATGTCATGCGATGCCTCCAAAG GTCTGAATTCAAAGCTAACCATGGAGAGTGGGTCAAAACTGTAAAACCTAACCTAGGCCCTGGCATCCGAGAGCGGGTGCATGAAGCCATTGCATCAGAAGATGGACCCATGGAGGATTTTCATGTTCTGAAGACTGAATTCAAGTCGGCGCTTTCTGCTCTTATCAAG GATGATGGGATCCTTGCGATACCGACAGTTCCTGGTTCTCCGCCAAAGCTGCGCATGGAGGCTGTTGCATTAGAAAACTTCCGCGCAAGAGCATTTTCATTGCTGTCCATCGCCGGACTATCTGGGTTTTGCCAG CTGAGCATTCCACTTGGAGTGCGCCATGGTGTTCCAGTGTCAGTCTCCCTAGTGGCATGCCATGGTGCGGACCGTTTCCTCCTGAGTGTGGCTCAGGAGCTGTATGGGACGCTCAAACAGGAGACCAAGAAAGCCTGGAGCTGGAGTTCATCAGACTCCTCTCTCTGA
- the LOC100384731 gene encoding amidase 1-like isoform X1, whose amino-acid sequence MPPPAPPPPSSWRRWPPAPSASARPSWMRWPTADEATEIQFNFHSINGENAHYGTPTNPCAPDRVPGGSSSGSAVAVAAKLVDFALGTDTGGSVRVPAAYCGIFGLRPSHGLVSTENVIPMSQMFDTVGWFARDLSMLSCVSNVLLPLAADNTIKQPTHVTIPKDCFEILGSLSDQTYQILNASVAKRFGNDAVDNRNLGEFVSANVPTVGKFISDFSRSEAPSVPALSVISYVMRCLQRSEFKANHGEWVKTVKPNLGPGIRERVHEAIASEDGPMEDFHVLKTEFKSALSALIKDDGILAIPTVPGSPPKLRMEAVALENFRARAFSLLSIAGLSGFCQLSIPLGVRHGVPVSVSLVACHGADRFLLSVAQELYGTLKQETKKAWSWSSSDSSL is encoded by the exons ATGCCCCCGCCGGCGCCACCTCCCCCGTCGTCCTGGCGGCGCTGGCCGCCGGCGCCATCAGCATCGGCAAGACCGTCATGGATGAGATGGCCTACAG CTGACGAGGCCACTGAGATCCAGTTCAACTTTCACAGCATAAATGGGGAGAACGCGCACTATGGCACGCCGACTAATCCGTGCGCTCCTGATAGAGTCCCTGGAGGATCCTCCAGTGGATCAGCTGTTGCAGTTGCTGCAAAACTCGTCGACTTCGCTCTGG GCACTGACACTGGAGGTAGTGTGAGGGTACCTGCTGCCTATTGTGGCATATTTGGACTCAGGCCTTCCCATGGATTGGTTTCGACAGAAAATGTCATTCCAATGTCACAGATGTTTGACACTGTTG GATGGTTTGCTAGAGATTTATCTATGTTATCTTGTGTAAGCAACGTGTTGTTGCCACTAGCTGCTGACAACACTATCAAGCAACCAACTCATGTTACAATTCCTAAAGACTGTTTTGAAATCTTAGGCTCTCTGAGTGACCAAACATATCAGATTCTCAATGCTTCGGTAGCTAAGAGATTTGGTA ACGATGCAGTAGACAATAGGAACCTTGGTGAGTTCGTCTCCGCCAATGTTCCAACTGTTGGGAAATTCATTAGCGACTTCTCCAGAAGCGAAGCACCATCTGTACCTGCTCTATCTGTTATTTCATATGTCATGCGATGCCTCCAAAG GTCTGAATTCAAAGCTAACCATGGAGAGTGGGTCAAAACTGTAAAACCTAACCTAGGCCCTGGCATCCGAGAGCGGGTGCATGAAGCCATTGCATCAGAAGATGGACCCATGGAGGATTTTCATGTTCTGAAGACTGAATTCAAGTCGGCGCTTTCTGCTCTTATCAAG GATGATGGGATCCTTGCGATACCGACAGTTCCTGGTTCTCCGCCAAAGCTGCGCATGGAGGCTGTTGCATTAGAAAACTTCCGCGCAAGAGCATTTTCATTGCTGTCCATCGCCGGACTATCTGGGTTTTGCCAG CTGAGCATTCCACTTGGAGTGCGCCATGGTGTTCCAGTGTCAGTCTCCCTAGTGGCATGCCATGGTGCGGACCGTTTCCTCCTGAGTGTGGCTCAGGAGCTGTATGGGACGCTCAAACAGGAGACCAAGAAAGCCTGGAGCTGGAGTTCATCAGACTCCTCTCTCTGA